AAAGGTGCTAAACCTTTTTATTTTGAAAATATCAAAACAAAAAGATTTTTGCACCCTTTATAAATTACACCTCTATTTCAATTCTAATTGAGAATCATCGTGCATTATATGCTCTATTGCTACCGGCAAATCATGCATTCTATTTTTCAAAAATGGTGGATATACATTTTCATTCTTCAAATCATCTATATCAAACCATTTGAAAATTATCTTATTATCCTCTTCTATTGTAAAAAATTCATCATTATCAAATACATATGAAGAATCATTTATGATATTAGCTTTGTAATAAAATGTAAGCTTGTGATACCTCATATCCTCATGTCTAAAGAAGGCCTCTGAAACCCAAAGTAATCTTTCAACTTCTA
The genomic region above belongs to Tissierellales bacterium and contains:
- a CDS encoding NUDIX domain-containing protein; translated protein: MICFDREDKRFYFRSAAIILKDNKLLLNKLEQEELWYLPGGRNEFFEFSTNTLEREMKEELNELVEVERLLWVSEAFFRHEDMRYHKLTFYYKANIINDSSYVFDNDEFFTIEEDNKIIFKWFDIDDLKNENVYPPFLKNRMHDLPVAIEHIMHDDSQLELK